In a single window of the Centropristis striata isolate RG_2023a ecotype Rhode Island chromosome 18, C.striata_1.0, whole genome shotgun sequence genome:
- the ndufaf4 gene encoding NADH dehydrogenase [ubiquinone] 1 alpha subcomplex assembly factor 4 — translation MGARVVRMFRNFNLENRVAREISKEKPRAAPRHESSGPASEVERAESVHQKNDPLLSHLKSVYVESKDPAATEASEAVTVAKEVDRRPLMFSVPGPFYGLQELTDVPKGKLTIVEALKALSSHQREPHTWTPDKIAQEYSLDLKDTKALVDFFAPFNVEIIPPKTEAAKQIDAS, via the exons ATGGGGGCACGGGTTGTGCGTATGTTTAGAAACTTCAACCTAGAAAACCGGGTAGCCCGAGAAATCTCTAAGGAAAAGCCGCGAGCAGCACCGCGACACGAGAGCAGCGGACCGGCCTCTGAAG tggaGAGAGCGGAGTCAGTCCACCAGAAGAACGACCCTCTGCTGAGCCACCTCAAGTCAGTGTATGTGGAGTCTAAAGATCCAGCAGCAACAGAG GCATCAGAGGCAGTGACGGTGGCTAAAGAAGTGGATCGGCGACCACTGATGTTCAGTGTACCGGGGCCTTTTTATGGCCTACAGGAGCTCACAGATGTTCCGAAGGGCAAACTGACCATTGTTGAGGCTCTGAAGGCGCTGAGCAGTCACCAGCGTGAGCCTCACACATGGACACCAGACAAGATCGCTCAGGAATATTCCCTCGACTTAAAGGACACTAAAGCTCTTGTAGATTTCTTCGCCCCATTCAATGTTGAGATCATACCACCCAAGACTGAAGCTGCCAAGCAAATTGATGCTTCGTAG
- the gpr63 gene encoding probable G-protein coupled receptor 63 produces MVHSTTVPLPEAGDINASLCCLVKGLLNLSERLTMENISMGSRSPQDPATPTPESPESLQGVGLPLQIFFCFVMAAILLVALLGNMVVCLMVYQRSAMRSAINILLASLAFADMMLAILNMPFALVTVVTTKWIFGDVFCRVSAMLFWFFVMEGVAILLIISIDRFLIIVQKQDKLSPQRAKLLIVVTWGLSFIFSFPLAISSPSLQIPPRAPQCVFGYSVEPGYHTYVLVLMLVFFFLPFMVMLYTFMGILNTIRHNAIRIHSHPDSICLSQASKLGLLSLQRPFQMNIDMSFKTRAFTTILILFSVFTVCWAPFTAYSLVATFSDSFYHKDSFFQISTWVLWLCYLKSALNPLIYYWRIKKFRDACLDLMPKYFKFLPQLPGNTKRRIQPSAVYVCGEHRSVV; encoded by the coding sequence ATGGTTCACTCCACTACTGTTCCCCTTCCAGAGGCAGGGGACATTAACGCCAGTCTCTGCTGCCTCGTTAAGGGGCTGTTGAACCTTTCAGAGAGGCTAACGATGGAGAACATCTCCATGGGCTCCCGGTCACCCCAGGATCCAGCCACACCAACCCCGGAGTCCCCTGAGAGCCTGCAAGGCGTCGGCCTACCTCTGCAGATCTTCTTCTGCTTTGTCATGGCCGCCATCCTGCTTGTGGCTCTGTTGGGAAACATGGTGGTGTGCTTGATGGTGTACCAGAGATCTGCCATGCGTTCAGCCATTAACATCCTTTTGGCGAGCCTGGCGTTTGCAGACATGATGCTGGCCATCCTGAACATGCCCTTCGCTCTGGTGACCGTTGTGACCACCAAGTGGATTTTTGGAGACGTTTTTTGTCGAGTTTCAGCCATGCTCTTTTGGTTTTTTGTGATGGAGGGTGTGGCTATTCTGCTTATAATAAGCATAGACCGTTTTCTTATTATTGTCCAGAAGCAAGATAAGCTTAGCCCACAGAGAGCTAAGCTGCTCATAGTGGTCACATGGGGActctcttttattttctctttcccCTTGGCTATCAGTTCCCCTTCCCTACAGATTCCTCCCAGGGCCCCTCAGTGTGTATTCGGCTACAGCGTTGAGCCTGGTTACCACACCTATGTACTGGTATTAATGCTAGTCTTCTTCTTCCTACCTTTCATGGTCATGCTGTACACATTTATGGGGATCCTGAACACCATCCGCCACAATGCCATCCGCATCCACAGCCACCCAGACAGCATCTGTCTGAGCCAGGCCAGCAAACTGGGTCTGCTGAGCCTCCAGAGGCCTTTCCAAATGAACATAGACATGAGCTTCAAGACCCGTGCCTTCACCACCATCCTCATCCTCTTCTCTGTGTTTACAGTGTGCTGGGCACCCTTCACTGCCTACAGTCTGGTTGCTACCTTTAGTGATAGCTTCTACCACAAAGACAGCTTTTTTCAAATTAGCACATGGGTCCTGTGGTTGTGCTACCTCAAGTCAGCCCTCAACCCTCTCATTTACTACTGGCGGATCAAAAAGTTCCGCGACGCCTGCCTTGATCTGATGCCCAAGTACTTCAAGTTTCTTCCTCAGCTGCCAGGCAACACCAAGAGACGCATACAACCGAGTGCAGTTTACGTGTGCGGAGAGCATCGCTCTGTGGTATGA